The following DNA comes from Theropithecus gelada isolate Dixy chromosome 7a, Tgel_1.0, whole genome shotgun sequence.
GTCCGGGCCCCTCAGATCCCGGCCGCCAGCCCTGGGAACCTCGGTGGGGCGACGAAGCTGCGGACTGGGGCACCGGCTGCCTCCACGGGCCGGTTCTGACTCAGGGGCTCGGCCCGGAGCTGCTTCATCGGCAGCGGGGCTGACTCAACCCCCTCTGCCCACGGAGTTGTCGCGCGCAGTGAGCGCCCCGAACTCGCGCGCGGCCCGGCGCCCCCTCGGGGCCCACCTCCCCCTCGGGGCCCACCTCCCTGGCCGGCCGCCGCGCCTACCTGTGCCCGCGGCTCGGCTCCTCCTCGCTGGCGCTGCCCCAGCCGGGGCTGAGGTACCGGGCCGGGTCCCCGGCGCCCCGCGTCTCCGCcccctcctcctcgtcctccaaCTCGTCCACGTCCTCGGCCTCCTGGATGGCGACGCGGATCTGCACCGCCGTCTCAGGCCCGGGCCGAGCCTCCCCGCCAGACTGGGCCATGGCTCGCGGGACTGCGGCGCTGCCGGGGTCCTCACGCCGCGAGGCCCAGCCAGCCGGTCGGCAGCGACTGCAACGAGGGGGCGGGGGCGGTGCGAGCGCGCCCGCCGCTCGGCCCGGGGGAGGAACAGGGGTCGCGgcgccccgccccgcgccgccgccgccgccgccgccaccaccaccaccaccccgaCCGCTAGCTGAGCGCCCGCGCAGGCGGGGCCT
Coding sequences within:
- the LARP6 gene encoding la-related protein 6 isoform X4 — protein: MAQSGGEARPGPETAVQIRVAIQEAEDVDELEDEEEGAETRGAGDPARYLSPGWGSASEEEPSRGHRDRSSVNSRTMLASFIVSSAPSTAPSTQDIFVDRMHISVITLTPWC